The Natrinema caseinilyticum genomic sequence TCGAGTGCATCGCGACGGCGATGGTCTCCCTTGAGGACGTCGACCCCAAGTACGCGACAAAGACGAAGCTCCAGAAGTTGCTCTATCTCGCTGTCGACGAGTTCGACCTTCCGCTCACCTACAGTTGGTATCTCGCCGGCGCAGTCGTCCCCAGCGATCCCGTAACACCGTCGGGGCTCGAGTCAGCGTTCGACGACCTTCCGAGTCCGGACGAGCCGTCGAGCGACGCCGTAGAAGCGAGCGAATCAATTGGATCGGTCGACGAGGTCGGCGAGTCTATCGACAGTTCAACAACACAGCCGTCTCATCAACCGGATGTAGAACCCATAGACCCGGTATTGTTCACCGATGAAACGGACTCGGATCCGGAACCAGACCGAACACCGTCTTCAGAGGGGCTCGGCGACCGCCGGGACGAGATTATCGACTTTTATACGTCGACGATCCCGGACGTGTGGCACCAAAATACGATGCGGTTCCTCCAGAACTTCTATCTCGACCACGCGCCATCCGCGTATCGAGACCTCTACGTGCAGAGCACCCATCTCCGAACTCGGCTTCACGAAATCGAAACAGTCGTCACCGCTCACCTCGAGAGCGAGCAACCCACGCAGTCGATCGGCGACATCGCAAAGTCTGCCGGTCTCGACATCTCCGATCTCCATTGTACGATCAGATCGTCAGACTCGCTATCAGCGACCTTCGACGGTTTCGTCCGCGGCACCAACCTCATCGAAGACGCGCTGATGATGCTCGCTGACCGAAAACCGGCATCGCTCGATCAGGAGCATCTGGCGGTCGTCCGCTCGATGCAGGAGTTTTTCTACTACTATGTCTGGCGATACCCCTGTCTCGTCATCTCGCAGGAGACCGCAACCGGTCCCTCGGCAGACTCGCTGCGTGCTCGCCACCAGAACCGGCTTGCCAACTTCGAAGCCGAACTCGATCGCGCGGCCGACCGATTCGAACGCGAATTGGCCGCTGCCGGTCTTCGGCCCGATTATACCGATTACACAGTCTCGAACGGCGACGTAACGGAGACCATTGCTTCGCTCGCAGACCAATATCTGGAGTAACCAATGGCAGGCGAAGCACCGACGACAGAAGTCTTTGCCGATACGTGTATCCTGCTGAACTTCGTCCAGCGAGAGTGGGAACGCGACCATGTAACGGCTCTCGTGGCGTCGACCTCAGTCACCCTCATCGTCAGCGAGACCGTTCTCGAGGAGCTGAGAAACGTCGTCGCTCGCCGCCATGATATCTACGAGGACATGGTCGACTATCTCCTGGAAACGGAGCAGGAGGTCGAGGAATACGATCCCAGCGATAGGCGGACCTACTTCGGTGGGAATGATACGAGACACATCCGTAACCTGCAAGGACAACTCGCCGGACTCGACGACCGGCGGGAGGTTCTCCGTCGCCTCCGCCAGTTCGTCAGAGCGGCAAAGCGCCGTATCGAACATATCGAATCGACATTGGAGGCTAATGTAATCGATCCCGTCCCGCCACTTGAGCTCCGATTTGCGATCAATGACGTGCTCGATCACGATGCCGACACGAAGGTCGTATCTGACGCGGCATCCTGGGCCGCTGACGGCGGCTCAGGTATTTTGGTGACGCTCGACGATGATGACCTCTTCCAACACGCAGAGCGCATCAACGAACTACTCGCGGATAAGCAAGGACCCGAATGGATGCTCCAGATTACTCGACCCGACGACATCCTCACGGAACCGACGCTAACCGAACCGAGCGAGTAGTGGCTCAATTCTCCTTATCGATTTAAGTGGGATGCAGTCACTCGGGTCAGTGCCCTCGCAGAGAGGGTGTATCTGGTGACCACAATGACGAAGATCATCCACGACGCCGACGGCGAACGGCTTCTGGCCGACTCCCGCAACGACAGCTCCGAAGAAGAGAAGGAGAAGCGGAAACGTCTCGTGCGGGGCGGCATCTGACCGAGCGCTCGAGGCGATGACGACTGCGGTGATCGATAGTCGGTTAGAGGGGAGCGGTAGGGGGAATGGTGGGGAAAAGAAACGGTAGGTGGTGGCCGGGATAGTAGTATCCCGGCGCATGTCAAAGTGGGATGATCGACACGCAGGTCGGCAAGGGAAGTCCCTCGAGGGGCAGGAGCCGCTCTCCGCCCCTCGAACTCGTGGTATGTTCCGTCGACCGCCCCGACGTTCCGTTACGCCTCACAGGGAACGGCTCGATGGCAGCCGTAACCGACAGAATGCAGTTAGGACTGATCGCGCGGGAGGGTGATATTCAGTTCCTCGCTGACGTAGGTAATGGCGTCGTCGTACTCGTTTTCGATGATCTCGCAGACTTCTCGATTGAGGGCAAGTCCACCCCTGGTGATATTGGCCGACCCAAGGTAGGCGAATTCGTCGCAGACGACGACCTTCGCATGGAGATCATCAATCTCGAGCAACGATACGCCTTGGGGAAGCCGATTGCGGATGAAATCGTTATGATCCTCGCCCTCGCGAACGATTAGCGTCACGTCCGTATTAGGGAGTTCATCGATGGCATCGAGCATCCCAATCCGTCGGTCCTCGAGATGTTCGTTCACCGGGAACCGCAACTCAACGTCGCTCAACCACGGTGAAACGATGACCGCTCGACGGGCGTGCAACAGCGTGTACCCGATGAAATACTGGAGGCTCTCAGAAGTCAAGGAAAATGCTCGTACCATCGACCTCACCTCCTGGGGGTAGTTCGCGATCGAACATTTCTTCGGCGGCCTCTCCAGCCGGAACGGTCTCAGTCAGATGACTCCGTAGTGCCTCGAGGACGACGTAGCTGAGCGTCTCGCTCTGGTCGCCAGCGGCGATACACTCCATGATATGGAGGTTCTCGACGCAACCGTCGATGTCGGGCGAGTAGAACGCAGTCTCGACTCGATCGGCATCGGAGATATCGGCGTCGTGGTCGGCGATGGCGTCGTTGGGAAATCCGTCTTCGCCCGCTACCTGTGCGCTCGCGACGATGTATTTGAGTTCGTACGCGTCGGTCGCGGCGATGCCCTCATCGGCTGCGAACTGATGAGCACGGTCGATCGTCGAGATGATTTCCTCGACAACTCGATCGACGACCGAATCGAACGGAACTGAAACGAAACCCTCGACGACTGTGCGGACGGCGCTCTCCCCCGTCTCGTTCGTCGGAAGTTCGTCGACGAACGCCGGTTGGGCCCACAACCGCTCGCCGATGACCTGTTCGTT encodes the following:
- a CDS encoding phospholipase D-like domain-containing protein; translation: MVRAFSLTSESLQYFIGYTLLHARRAVIVSPWLSDVELRFPVNEHLEDRRIGMLDAIDELPNTDVTLIVREGEDHNDFIRNRLPQGVSLLEIDDLHAKVVVCDEFAYLGSANITRGGLALNREVCEIIENEYDDAITYVSEELNITLPRDQS